One part of the Lachnospiraceae bacterium JLR.KK002 genome encodes these proteins:
- a CDS encoding tyrosine-type recombinase/integrase, with protein sequence MIALNRMAVTALELLRQNQCPIQPGACLFAGQKDRTSHISRQQAYRIIKKAADYASLPEHISCHSLRKTFGYHAWKNGTPPALLMAIFNHSSYQITKRYLCIEQEDMDDVFCHLNL encoded by the coding sequence ATGATTGCCCTGAACCGCATGGCGGTTACCGCACTGGAACTGCTGCGCCAGAATCAGTGCCCCATACAGCCAGGCGCCTGTCTGTTTGCAGGTCAAAAAGACAGAACATCCCATATCAGCCGCCAGCAGGCCTACCGAATCATAAAAAAAGCCGCAGATTATGCCAGCCTGCCGGAGCATATCAGCTGTCACTCTCTGCGGAAAACTTTTGGTTACCATGCCTGGAAAAACGGAACTCCTCCGGCACTTCTGATGGCTATCTTCAATCATTCTTCCTATCAGATTACAAAGCGTTATCTGTGTATTGAACAGGAAGATATGGACGATGTGTTCTGCCATCTTAATCTTTAA
- a CDS encoding Ig-like domain-containing protein, whose product MKKKFLSKKHMAVLLSAVLAAGSLSFVPAEYAGLSMVYAEESTEETATPAFAEDNPEIMASGDKGTLKITGLKAGSTVTWTSDNKAVIDFETEGAEEEQAETEEATADTTVTDGATETTVKVKAGVAGEANISATVKEASEEQKTGAGGSPLTCKITVNFKLDGVTDGNVNLDLKENKTAEITVSGVADGTELEWTSALPAKEEEPENPDENEEGSENQPEAPKPEDVATVTSAENDTTKATITAVAVGEINVTVAVKEEAEGQADEARTESWKQQTFTVKVTEGQTEEPTPEQPTPEQPTPEQPTPEQPTPEQPTPEQPGGGTSTNTPVAVSGISLSQTTITLDKGKTAALTATVAPENATDKTVIWSSSNEKVATVSNGTVTAVAKGTATITAKAGDKTATCTVTVKVPASKVTLNTKQIYMVKGKSVNVKATVTPSDTTDKTSWSTSNKKVATVKNGKISARKTGKATCKITVK is encoded by the coding sequence ATGAAGAAAAAGTTTTTGTCAAAGAAGCACATGGCAGTTCTGCTTTCAGCGGTACTGGCAGCAGGAAGCCTTTCTTTTGTACCTGCAGAATACGCAGGCCTGTCTATGGTATATGCAGAAGAAAGCACAGAAGAGACTGCAACACCTGCATTCGCAGAGGATAATCCTGAAATAATGGCCAGTGGGGACAAAGGAACGCTGAAAATCACAGGGCTGAAAGCAGGAAGCACAGTTACCTGGACAAGCGACAATAAAGCCGTTATTGATTTTGAAACAGAAGGTGCCGAAGAAGAACAGGCAGAAACAGAAGAAGCGACTGCCGATACAACAGTGACAGACGGAGCAACAGAGACCACTGTAAAAGTAAAAGCAGGTGTTGCAGGTGAAGCAAATATCAGCGCTACCGTTAAGGAAGCATCCGAAGAACAGAAAACAGGAGCGGGTGGCTCACCTCTTACCTGCAAAATTACTGTTAATTTTAAGTTAGACGGTGTGACAGACGGAAACGTAAATCTGGATTTGAAAGAGAATAAAACTGCTGAAATCACGGTAAGCGGCGTGGCAGACGGAACGGAACTGGAATGGACGTCAGCGCTTCCTGCCAAGGAAGAAGAACCGGAAAATCCGGATGAAAACGAAGAAGGCAGTGAAAATCAGCCGGAAGCACCAAAGCCCGAAGATGTTGCAACGGTAACTTCTGCAGAAAATGATACAACAAAAGCAACCATTACTGCAGTTGCGGTGGGTGAAATCAATGTAACCGTTGCTGTAAAAGAAGAAGCAGAAGGCCAGGCAGATGAGGCCCGGACCGAAAGCTGGAAACAGCAGACCTTTACCGTAAAAGTAACAGAAGGTCAGACGGAAGAACCCACACCGGAACAGCCCACACCGGAACAGCCCACACCGGAACAGCCCACACCGGAACAGCCCACACCAGAGCAGCCCACACCGGAACAGCCGGGCGGAGGCACCAGTACAAATACGCCGGTAGCAGTCAGCGGTATTTCCTTAAGCCAGACAACGATTACGCTGGACAAAGGCAAAACAGCAGCTCTGACAGCAACCGTAGCGCCGGAAAATGCAACGGATAAAACAGTTATCTGGTCCAGTTCCAATGAGAAAGTGGCGACCGTATCCAATGGAACGGTAACGGCAGTTGCAAAAGGAACAGCAACCATTACAGCAAAAGCAGGGGATAAAACAGCAACCTGTACCGTAACAGTAAAAGTTCCGGCTTCAAAAGTAACCTTAAATACCAAACAGATTTATATGGTAAAAGGCAAGAGCGTTAATGTAAAAGCAACGGTAACTCCTTCCGATACCACAGACAAAACATCCTGGTCCACTTCCAACAAAAAAGTTGCAACGGTAAAGAATGGAAAAATCAGTGCCAGGAAAACCGGTAAAGCAACCTGTAAGATTACAGTAAAATAA
- the rpmJ gene encoding 50S ribosomal protein L36 — MKVRSSVKPICEKCKVIRRKGSIRIICENPKHKQRQG, encoded by the coding sequence GTGAAAGTAAGATCATCCGTAAAACCTATTTGCGAGAAGTGCAAAGTCATCAGGAGAAAAGGAAGTATCCGGATTATCTGTGAGAATCCGAAACACAAACAGAGACAGGGATGA
- the rpsM gene encoding 30S ribosomal protein S13, protein MARIAGVDLPREKRVEIGLTYIYGIGRVSSNRILAEAKVNPDTRVRDLTDEEVKRISEVIDRTQMVEGDLRREIALNIKRLQEIGCYRGIRHRKGLPVRGQKTKTNARTRKGPKRTVANKKK, encoded by the coding sequence ATGGCTCGTATCGCAGGTGTAGATTTACCAAGAGAAAAACGTGTTGAAATCGGATTGACTTATATTTACGGAATCGGAAGAGTAAGTTCCAACCGTATCCTTGCAGAAGCAAAAGTAAATCCGGATACCCGCGTCAGAGATTTGACGGACGAGGAAGTAAAGAGAATCAGTGAAGTGATTGACCGGACTCAGATGGTAGAAGGTGATTTGAGAAGAGAAATCGCCCTGAATATCAAGAGATTACAGGAAATTGGATGCTATCGCGGTATCCGTCACAGGAAAGGGCTTCCGGTTCGCGGCCAGAAAACAAAAACCAACGCAAGAACCAGAAAAGGTCCGAAGCGTACTGTTGCAAATAAGAAAAAGTAG
- the rpsK gene encoding 30S ribosomal protein S11 — protein MAKNTAKKVTKKRVKKNVERGQAHIQSSFNNTIVTITDAEGNALSWASAGGLGFRGSRKSTPYAAQMAAETATKAALIHGLKTVDVMVKGPGSGREAAIRALQACGLEVTSIKDVTPVPHNGCRPPKRRRV, from the coding sequence ATGGCGAAAAACACTGCAAAAAAAGTGACAAAAAAGCGCGTAAAGAAAAACGTTGAACGTGGACAGGCGCACATTCAGTCATCTTTTAACAATACAATTGTAACGATTACGGATGCTGAAGGAAATGCTTTATCATGGGCAAGTGCAGGCGGTCTTGGTTTTAGAGGTTCAAGGAAATCTACTCCGTATGCCGCACAGATGGCAGCAGAAACAGCAACAAAAGCAGCTCTTATACATGGTTTGAAAACAGTAGACGTTATGGTAAAAGGACCTGGTTCCGGAAGAGAAGCAGCAATCCGCGCACTTCAGGCATGTGGTCTTGAAGTAACAAGCATCAAAGATGTTACTCCTGTACCTCATAATGGATGTCGTCCGCCCAAACGTAGAAGAGTCTGA
- the rpsD gene encoding 30S ribosomal protein S4: MAVNRVPVLKRCRSLGLDPIYLGIDKKSNRQLKRANKKVSEYGLQLREKQKAKFIYGVLEKPFHNYYLKADKMKGMTGENLMIMLESRLDNVVFRLGLARTRKEARQIVDHKHILVNGKQVNIPSYLIKAGDTIEIKEKCKGSQRYKDILEVTSGRLVPEWLEADQENLKGTVKELPSREAIDVPVNEMLIVELYSK, encoded by the coding sequence ATGGCAGTAAACAGAGTTCCGGTTCTGAAAAGATGCAGATCCCTTGGATTGGATCCAATTTATTTAGGAATAGACAAGAAGTCCAACAGACAGCTGAAAAGAGCAAATAAGAAAGTATCTGAGTACGGACTTCAGTTAAGAGAAAAACAGAAAGCAAAATTTATTTACGGCGTATTGGAAAAACCGTTCCACAATTACTATCTGAAAGCAGATAAGATGAAAGGCATGACAGGTGAAAACCTGATGATCATGCTGGAAAGCAGACTGGACAACGTAGTATTCCGTCTGGGTCTGGCAAGAACCAGAAAAGAAGCAAGACAGATCGTGGATCACAAACACATTCTGGTAAATGGAAAACAGGTAAACATTCCTTCTTATCTGATAAAAGCAGGTGACACAATCGAAATCAAAGAAAAATGCAAAGGTTCTCAGAGGTACAAGGACATTCTGGAGGTAACATCCGGAAGACTGGTACCGGAGTGGCTGGAGGCCGACCAGGAAAACCTGAAGGGTACCGTGAAAGAATTACCGAGCAGAGAGGCAATTGATGTTCCGGTAAACGAAATGCTTATCGTCGAGTTGTATTCTAAATAA
- a CDS encoding DNA-directed RNA polymerase subunit alpha, with translation MFDFEKPKIEIAQISEDKKYGRFVVEPLERGYGTTLGNSLRRIMLSSLPGAAVSQVKIESVLHEFSSIPGVKEDVTEIIMNIKNLALKNTSPTNESKVAYIEFEGEGIVTAADIQVDPDIQVLNPDLVIAHLNGGADSRLYMELTITKGRGYVSADKNKSEDVPIGVIAIDSIYTPVERVNLTIENTRVGQITDYDKLTLDVYTNGTLEPDEAVSLAAKVLSEHLNLFIDLSENARTAEVMIEKEDNAKEKVLEMNIDELELSVRSYNCLKRAGINTVEELTNRTPEDMMKVRNLGRKSLEEVLAKLKELGLQLNPGEE, from the coding sequence GTGTTCGATTTTGAAAAACCGAAAATTGAAATTGCTCAAATTTCAGAAGACAAGAAGTACGGCCGATTTGTCGTAGAACCACTGGAAAGAGGCTATGGTACTACACTTGGCAATTCTCTGAGAAGAATTATGCTTTCTTCTCTGCCAGGCGCAGCAGTCAGCCAGGTAAAAATCGAAAGTGTTTTGCATGAATTCAGTTCCATTCCCGGCGTAAAGGAAGACGTAACTGAGATTATTATGAACATCAAGAATCTGGCATTAAAAAACACCAGCCCAACAAACGAGTCTAAAGTTGCTTACATTGAATTTGAAGGCGAAGGCATAGTTACAGCAGCAGATATCCAGGTGGACCCGGATATCCAGGTGCTGAATCCTGATCTGGTAATTGCCCATCTCAACGGAGGTGCAGATTCCAGACTGTATATGGAACTGACCATTACAAAAGGCAGAGGCTATGTGAGCGCCGATAAGAACAAGAGTGAAGATGTACCTATCGGTGTAATTGCGATTGATTCCATTTATACACCGGTAGAACGTGTGAACCTTACCATCGAAAATACACGTGTGGGACAAATTACAGACTATGATAAACTTACACTTGACGTATATACCAACGGTACGTTAGAGCCGGACGAAGCAGTCAGTCTGGCGGCAAAAGTTTTAAGCGAGCATTTGAACCTGTTCATTGACCTGTCCGAGAATGCGAGAACTGCAGAAGTCATGATTGAAAAAGAAGACAATGCAAAAGAAAAAGTTCTTGAAATGAATATCGACGAACTGGAACTGTCCGTACGTTCTTACAACTGCCTGAAACGGGCAGGAATCAATACAGTGGAAGAACTGACCAACCGGACGCCGGAGGACATGATGAAAGTTCGGAACCTGGGACGCAAGTCACTGGAAGAAGTGCTGGCAAAATTAAAAGAACTTGGTTTACAGTTAAACCCTGGAGAAGAATGA
- a CDS encoding L17 family ribosomal protein has translation MAKYRKLGRTSDQRKALIRNQVTALLYNGKIVTTEAKAKEVRKVAEGLIAMAVKEKDNFEEVTVTAKVPRKDKDGKRVKEVVDGKKVTVYDEVEKKIKKDLPSRLHARRKMNKVLYSVTSVPAENAGKKKNTRKVDVAAKLFDEIAPKYADRNGGYTRIVKIGQRKGDGALEVLLELV, from the coding sequence ATGGCTAAATACAGAAAATTAGGCAGAACTTCTGACCAGAGAAAAGCCCTGATCAGAAACCAGGTAACCGCATTGTTATACAACGGTAAAATTGTGACAACCGAAGCAAAGGCAAAGGAAGTCCGCAAAGTGGCTGAAGGACTGATTGCCATGGCAGTGAAGGAAAAAGACAATTTTGAAGAGGTTACGGTAACCGCCAAAGTTCCCCGCAAGGACAAAGACGGCAAGAGAGTAAAAGAAGTGGTAGACGGCAAGAAAGTAACCGTATACGACGAAGTAGAGAAGAAAATCAAAAAGGACCTTCCTTCCCGTTTACATGCGAGACGTAAGATGAACAAAGTATTATACTCTGTGACATCTGTACCCGCTGAAAATGCAGGAAAGAAGAAGAACACCAGAAAAGTTGACGTTGCAGCTAAATTATTTGACGAAATTGCTCCAAAATATGCAGATCGTAACGGTGGATACACCAGAATCGTGAAAATTGGCCAGCGTAAAGGTGACGGTGCTTTAGAGGTTCTTCTGGAATTAGTATAG
- a CDS encoding PIN domain-containing protein yields MRYIYYLVRKYTHSTDMAYKAVGKLLEIAKVCRVTNDDVLIAFQKKAKDFGDCLVAACAKSIHCDYIAT; encoded by the coding sequence ATGAGATATATCTACTATCTTGTAAGAAAATATACTCATAGCACTGATATGGCATATAAGGCAGTCGGAAAACTTTTAGAGATTGCCAAAGTATGCCGTGTTACGAACGATGATGTTCTTATTGCATTTCAGAAAAAGGCAAAGGATTTCGGGGATTGCCTTGTTGCTGCCTGTGCCAAATCCATACATTGTGATTATATTGCCACCTGA
- a CDS encoding putative holin-like toxin, with translation MSTYEVLSLLILGGTFLVSLLAYIDRNNKRK, from the coding sequence ATGAGTACATATGAAGTATTAAGCCTGCTTATTTTAGGCGGTACTTTTCTCGTATCACTGCTTGCCTACATAGATAGGAATAACAAGCGCAAATAA
- a CDS encoding helix-turn-helix transcriptional regulator: MNKYKLGEFIRYYRKKQKVSQADLCRNLCSVATMSRIENGETDTPVMMAQTLLERLGLNVNKFELLLDRDDSRYFRRRDEVDEALWKRDIPLAEKELAAYEAMVEEDKLHQQYIKLQKAKILLLKAENAEPSPEPVEKENLYNRAEQLLAEAAEYTIPKSSSEGEELLLSKIEIEILLTKVRKYQKENLLRVHNYMKKHYSMELMEEIYPMVQLELAKILIEEKKYQEALREIEDGLEVTGNGRSYCYCADLHFLYAQVLPKLNAEMEEQIQEECVSQCLQAYYLYDFDEDKRAGEVVKYLREVLQWECIEQEM, from the coding sequence ATGAATAAGTACAAATTAGGGGAGTTTATCCGGTACTATCGAAAGAAGCAGAAAGTATCGCAGGCGGATTTGTGCAGAAATTTATGTTCTGTGGCAACCATGTCCAGAATTGAAAACGGGGAGACAGATACACCTGTGATGATGGCGCAGACGTTGCTGGAACGATTGGGACTGAATGTGAACAAATTTGAATTGTTGCTGGACAGAGATGATTCCAGGTATTTCCGGCGTCGTGATGAAGTGGACGAAGCGCTCTGGAAAAGGGATATTCCACTGGCTGAAAAAGAACTGGCCGCTTACGAAGCAATGGTGGAGGAAGACAAATTACATCAACAGTACATAAAGTTGCAAAAGGCTAAAATCCTGCTGTTAAAAGCAGAAAATGCAGAGCCTTCTCCGGAACCGGTGGAGAAAGAAAACCTTTACAATCGGGCGGAACAGCTTTTGGCGGAAGCGGCAGAATATACGATTCCAAAGAGCAGCAGTGAGGGAGAAGAACTCCTGCTCAGTAAAATTGAAATCGAAATTTTGCTTACAAAAGTCCGAAAATATCAGAAGGAAAATCTGCTTCGTGTACACAATTATATGAAAAAGCATTATTCCATGGAGCTGATGGAAGAAATTTATCCCATGGTGCAACTGGAACTTGCCAAAATTCTGATAGAAGAGAAAAAGTATCAGGAAGCTCTGCGGGAAATAGAAGATGGCCTGGAAGTGACAGGTAACGGCAGAAGTTACTGCTATTGTGCAGATTTGCATTTCCTGTATGCACAGGTATTACCCAAACTGAATGCGGAAATGGAAGAACAGATACAGGAAGAATGCGTGAGTCAATGTTTGCAGGCATATTATCTGTATGATTTTGATGAAGATAAACGAGCAGGGGAAGTAGTAAAATATTTGCGGGAGGTATTACAATGGGAGTGTATCGAGCAGGAGATGTAA
- a CDS encoding tetratricopeptide repeat protein: MGKEKNRAFAMVSGDDVRVLEYAREYENALHKFEYEKADEVLHLLEGMVDDSPVSRQYLLRGRAVIDWNLKRITPGEGRKKLKEALAITVENAEEQNFSTYPLMENEISILYSIADTYFYESKIEKAIFLLESVYEGINSGYRIPEKRKLTEVLILTNLSNMYGELGKYKKAIELAERGIAICKEEKVSSALPQLLAEMEWNMEQLLDLDESVKFAREDCEKILRQACYLASALKQNHNFELIKSHYKEYFGMIL; encoded by the coding sequence ATGGGGAAAGAGAAAAACCGGGCTTTTGCCATGGTCTCCGGAGATGACGTCCGGGTGCTGGAATATGCCAGAGAGTATGAAAATGCGTTGCATAAATTTGAATATGAGAAGGCGGATGAGGTGTTACACCTGTTGGAAGGTATGGTTGATGATAGTCCGGTTAGCAGGCAGTATCTCTTGCGAGGAAGGGCAGTAATCGACTGGAATTTGAAACGCATTACACCAGGAGAAGGAAGAAAGAAATTAAAGGAAGCACTTGCAATAACTGTTGAGAATGCAGAAGAACAAAATTTCAGTACATATCCTTTAATGGAAAATGAAATATCTATTTTATACAGTATTGCTGATACATATTTTTATGAGTCGAAGATTGAGAAAGCAATTTTTTTATTAGAGAGTGTTTATGAAGGCATTAATAGCGGTTATCGGATACCTGAGAAACGAAAATTAACAGAAGTTCTTATACTGACAAATCTTTCAAATATGTATGGAGAATTAGGAAAATATAAAAAAGCAATTGAATTGGCAGAGCGGGGAATTGCAATTTGTAAAGAGGAAAAAGTCTCCAGTGCTTTACCGCAACTTTTGGCAGAAATGGAGTGGAATATGGAACAGTTGTTGGATTTGGATGAAAGTGTAAAATTTGCCAGAGAGGACTGTGAAAAAATTTTAAGGCAGGCCTGTTATCTGGCATCTGCCTTAAAACAAAATCATAATTTTGAACTTATAAAAAGTCATTATAAGGAATATTTTGGGATGATTTTATAA
- a CDS encoding pyridoxal-dependent decarboxylase gives MFQEQYEVLLVFSQISEFNTDLINIIDSEKSSCLKFTYMVDPTRKELELLLQQNNYLCIIPCSQYTLKKKCGHKYKLNDYIISQLLQNLELEFWGCTYISSLILHEKAICSQMSLGMPKPQFISRFHNKSVCDILKNKKMKVPIVLEPVYANNCLSKEKYTAVSISEADSMISQLFDNDSDIEEICLYGSIGSAEKIVITILGNPPLALSFVCEADTDFTEVKAVQNQDKYTRLLSNSYQLFREYNFRDFGQFIYSYDKENETYYLVAVNYENCLNHTVFTAFQQLYAVNSITNILNIILIVYLSRLEPTDTVVEFIKKLSAHLPEKITESIIPFMVQQKIDSAYSYKKICNELKGRFLSADEGNRNEFIKYINGCMKKLPDIHNPNEVYLGNADREYSFLQNYEALPDCPQNAQKVLDISMQILNGQMRWHAPSMLYNVNPPVMFNTVAATTVAKLYNPNAITSRTCSGFGEMEKQIVRQLSGLLGWDAKESAGVFTPGGKYCLTYAVRCGLNRVDFPTQERPVVITSEVNHYSIESVCEHFGLGGRCIRVPVTHEGIIDFEVFRQILVKCFTKRIPIACIIFSGGNTTHCNVEKIKEGHDILYALLEKFNVNYIPYIYFDMVICWPWLFFKYYDFDKNKLDIPVAVLSKTAVILERILFAHLADGAGIDFHKGGFSPYTCSIFLSRKADELYAISDKTVKNNQHTPIEPNRYTLGNSRGTSDILSAWNILQSVGIEGFQAYVANMLIVANVLADALPTYGFTILEKNNTYGFATIIWAARPQEKLTFQKFKESSEETVAANNEYLYALSEYWITNKECSYYTRFLPNYTTIPDNRKAAVISLLPMTLNIDEDKARKIAAKLGALKKSFDQKYLSGMRFTTKEMPESVEK, from the coding sequence ATGTTTCAGGAACAATATGAAGTGCTGCTTGTTTTTTCCCAGATATCGGAGTTTAACACAGATTTAATTAATATTATAGACTCTGAGAAGTCTTCTTGCCTTAAATTTACATACATGGTGGATCCTACCCGAAAAGAGTTAGAATTACTGTTACAGCAAAATAACTATCTATGCATTATTCCTTGCTCTCAATACACCTTAAAGAAAAAATGCGGTCACAAATATAAACTTAATGATTACATAATTTCCCAACTATTGCAAAATCTTGAGTTGGAATTTTGGGGGTGTACCTATATTTCTTCGTTAATATTACATGAAAAAGCCATCTGCTCACAGATGTCGCTTGGTATGCCGAAACCGCAGTTTATTTCGAGATTCCATAATAAATCTGTATGTGACATATTAAAAAATAAAAAAATGAAAGTTCCTATCGTATTGGAACCTGTTTATGCAAACAACTGTCTTTCAAAAGAGAAATATACGGCAGTTTCTATAAGCGAAGCAGATTCCATGATATCTCAACTTTTTGATAATGATTCCGATATCGAAGAAATTTGTTTATATGGAAGTATCGGCTCTGCGGAAAAAATCGTAATAACCATACTAGGTAATCCGCCTTTAGCTTTATCTTTTGTATGTGAAGCTGATACAGATTTTACCGAGGTAAAAGCAGTCCAGAATCAGGATAAATATACGAGACTTCTTTCAAATTCTTATCAACTGTTTCGTGAGTATAACTTTAGAGACTTTGGACAATTTATATATTCTTATGATAAGGAAAATGAAACATATTATTTGGTTGCGGTTAACTATGAAAATTGCCTGAATCATACAGTATTTACAGCATTTCAACAACTTTATGCAGTAAATAGTATAACTAACATATTAAACATTATATTGATTGTATATTTATCGAGGTTAGAACCGACAGATACGGTTGTTGAATTTATAAAAAAACTTTCTGCGCATTTGCCGGAAAAAATAACAGAAAGTATTATTCCATTTATGGTTCAACAGAAAATTGATTCAGCTTATAGTTATAAAAAAATCTGTAATGAATTAAAAGGCAGGTTTTTATCTGCTGATGAAGGAAATCGTAATGAATTTATAAAGTATATCAATGGTTGCATGAAAAAATTGCCTGATATCCATAATCCCAACGAAGTGTATCTTGGTAATGCGGATAGAGAATATTCATTTCTTCAAAACTATGAAGCACTCCCTGACTGCCCGCAAAATGCTCAGAAAGTGCTTGATATTTCCATGCAGATACTGAATGGGCAAATGCGTTGGCATGCCCCATCCATGCTTTATAATGTGAATCCTCCGGTCATGTTTAATACAGTAGCTGCTACTACAGTAGCTAAATTATACAATCCGAATGCAATAACTTCGAGAACTTGTTCTGGTTTTGGTGAGATGGAAAAACAAATTGTCAGACAGTTGTCCGGATTGCTAGGATGGGATGCAAAAGAATCAGCCGGTGTTTTTACGCCGGGAGGAAAATATTGCCTTACTTATGCGGTAAGGTGCGGACTTAATAGAGTAGATTTTCCAACACAGGAACGCCCTGTCGTCATAACATCAGAAGTCAATCATTATTCCATAGAATCGGTATGTGAACACTTTGGATTGGGAGGAAGATGTATCAGAGTACCCGTTACACACGAAGGGATTATTGATTTTGAAGTCTTTAGACAAATATTAGTCAAATGCTTTACAAAAAGAATACCCATTGCATGCATAATATTTTCAGGTGGCAATACTACCCATTGCAATGTAGAAAAAATAAAAGAGGGACACGATATATTATATGCATTACTGGAAAAGTTTAATGTAAATTACATTCCGTACATATACTTTGATATGGTAATATGCTGGCCTTGGTTATTTTTTAAGTATTATGATTTTGATAAAAACAAGCTGGATATTCCGGTTGCTGTATTATCTAAGACGGCAGTTATACTAGAAAGAATTTTATTTGCCCACCTCGCAGATGGAGCAGGCATAGATTTTCATAAAGGAGGTTTTTCTCCTTATACATGCAGTATTTTCTTATCCAGGAAGGCAGATGAATTATATGCAATCTCTGATAAGACGGTCAAAAACAACCAACATACTCCTATAGAGCCAAATCGCTATACACTTGGCAATTCAAGAGGCACTTCTGATATTTTGTCTGCATGGAATATTTTGCAGAGTGTCGGAATTGAGGGATTTCAAGCTTATGTGGCTAATATGCTTATTGTGGCAAATGTTTTGGCGGATGCTTTGCCTACTTACGGTTTTACGATTTTGGAGAAAAATAATACATATGGTTTTGCAACAATCATATGGGCCGCCCGTCCCCAGGAAAAGTTAACTTTTCAAAAATTCAAAGAATCAAGTGAGGAAACCGTTGCAGCTAACAATGAATATTTATATGCATTGTCCGAATACTGGATTACAAATAAAGAATGCAGTTATTATACACGCTTTCTTCCCAATTATACAACGATACCAGACAATAGAAAAGCAGCGGTCATTTCACTTCTTCCAATGACATTAAATATTGATGAAGACAAAGCCAGAAAGATCGCTGCTAAACTGGGAGCATTAAAAAAGAGCTTTGACCAGAAATATTTATCCGGAATGCGGTTTACAACCAAAGAAATGCCGGAAAGCGTCGAGAAATAA